TTCCCTTTGCCGGGAATGAAATGGTCATCGCTTATACTGACCACTCCGCCCTTGGCGATGAAATATCTGTCCAGAACTGGCCGGAAATCCTCCTCAGCGAAGAAATCCGTTACAGCCGGGCAGACCCTGATGCTGATCCCTGTGGTTACCGCACCGTGATGGTCATGCAGCTTGCCGGGCTTTATTATGGAAGAAATGACCTGGCCAATAAATTGGCTGCAAAAGATCAGCGGTATATCCGTCCGAAAGAAGTTGACCTGCTGGCGTTACTTGAGCTCCACGAGACCGATTATATCTTTATTTACCTTTCGGTGGCCATCCAGCATGGTCTTAAATTTCTTGAACTGCCGGATGAAATCAACCTGAAGAAGATGGAACTGAATGAACATTATAAGCAAGCCGGTGTTAAGATAAAAGGAAATACTCCTTCCAGCCAAATAGAGGTCAGGGGTGAAGCCATCGTTTATGCTGTCACTGAGCTGGATAATGCTCCAAATCCTTTGGTAGCCGAGGCTTTTCTTAATTATCTCCTGAATAATGAGAAAGGGATGAAAATCATGAATCAAACGGGCCATAAGTCATTAATTCCTGTCCCGCAAAATCCTGATATGAAACTTCCTGAATACTTGAATCAATACACCATTGCAAAAACTGATACAATATAAACCATCTTAATTTATCTTCTCATATGAAAGAAGTTTTGAAAAGACTTGGCATTAAAGAAATAAACCATGGAATCCATGATGGACTTAAATGGGTTGAAACACATGGCGGGCTCCTGGAATCCCATTCTCCGGTGGATGGAAAACTTATTGCCAAGGTATGTCAAGCTTCCCGGGAAGATTATGAGCGGGTGATTTTTAGCGCTCAAAAAGCCTTCACAGCCTGGCAAATTGTACCTGCTCCGAAGCGTGGGGAGATCGTCCGCCAGATCGCCAACGAGCTCAGGATATACAAAGAGCCCCTGGGGAAACTCGTTACCTATGAAATGGGGAAGACCTGCCAGGAAGGCTTG
Above is a window of Bacteroidales bacterium DNA encoding:
- the wtpA gene encoding tungstate ABC transporter substrate-binding protein WtpA, with the translated sequence MRNSFAFLLLFLMFSCQSSNNPQKNKNAAISGDIIIFHAGSLSVPFQEIARDFERENPGVKVLLEAAGSVDCARKITDMHKPCDLMASSDYKIIKKFLIPGYTSWYLPFAGNEMVIAYTDHSALGDEISVQNWPEILLSEEIRYSRADPDADPCGYRTVMVMQLAGLYYGRNDLANKLAAKDQRYIRPKEVDLLALLELHETDYIFIYLSVAIQHGLKFLELPDEINLKKMELNEHYKQAGVKIKGNTPSSQIEVRGEAIVYAVTELDNAPNPLVAEAFLNYLLNNEKGMKIMNQTGHKSLIPVPQNPDMKLPEYLNQYTIAKTDTI